In Bactrocera neohumeralis isolate Rockhampton chromosome 5, APGP_CSIRO_Bneo_wtdbg2-racon-allhic-juicebox.fasta_v2, whole genome shotgun sequence, the genomic window ttttaatttacaatttatacTTCCTAACAAGCCTCCACCTTGGTGCAACTTCCCAAAGCAAAATAAACTAATTGACTATTTCAAAACTGAGAATTCGGCAGTATTTCCACTTCcttaacaatattttcattaaacatatttttttaaattaaaactaaacctttctacataaaataaattaatgaatcaGGCACTGCAAACATCAAGAAGCCAAAAAATTatctatataaaattgaaagttGTGATGGACtccatttcaaaaaattattacaaaaacaaagcatttcTTGCGCAGAAATACCTTTCTCGTTCCTTTTTTGATTTCGGTCGCCGCTGCTTGAATCGATATTGAACAATATTGCTATGAGCACAAGGCAGATCTATCGAAACTCTTCTAACTCCTAAACATTATTTGTTACAAGCGTTTTTAATCAAAGATTATCCAGTCGAGAATGTGACACATTTGTcctatatttgtaaatatttagagCTTAATTAGTttgctcaaattttttttattaatttcaaatgcaATAATTTTCACCTACAGTTCAGTAGAAacaatttgagtttttttaacgttttcttTGTAAAGTAGTTATTTTGCACGAAAGTTAAATGAGACCATcacaattttccattttataacaaaaatattaatctcaATGAAATCGAGTTTGTTTCTTAAGTCTTTTGAATATGAGCGCAAGTAGAGTCGCTCAGTGGTTCGAGGCGAAAGTGTAGCAATCTATTGGGCATCGAGTAAATTAACTCCTTAATTCCCCACTGCCCCTCTACATTTCACTTCTCAATTACTATGCCtccatgtgtgtatgtatttgtattctTCACACAGCAGAAACGTCATTCTAACGCATCGGAGCAAATAGAAATGTTAATCGATGAAAAGTGTCGCATCCTAAACAAGACTGGCACTTCCAAGTCGAATGCTCTTCATCTTGCCAACTGGATGAAAGGTCAGCTGGACAAACAACAGGAGCAAGCGCGACTGGCAGCGCAGCGTTCACGCGAGAACATCAGTCATGAAGAGGAGCACTTACTCTATCCGGAGAATGATCAAGATGAGCGTATAACCTTTTGGACAAGGCAGCAGCTTGAGAAGCGCACCAAAGAACTAAATTTGGCCAAGGAAAATGGTAGTATGAAGGCCCGGCCGAATTTCGGCGGCAAACGTTTAAGTGGCGTGGAAGAGCTTAGCATGAGTGATGCCTACTCAGAGAACGTGAGTCAGTTGAGTCAATCTCACAGCACCACTTCTGGTAGTCAGGTAAGTCTCGTTTGACTTTTGCTAGTTCATCAAGTTCTTGCTTAGGTGTGCACATCATTGATGCTTTCATTTTTCATGCATATTACCTCAACTCATTGCCAGATCACCGTACGCTCTAGTCCCATTGTGCTTGATAAGCTAGCAGTCTGCCGTCATTGTCATAAGAATTGCCAACAAGCCGCTTTGGGTCTTCAACAGTCAATGTCACCCGCTATGTCCGCCTTACACGCGCAACGCTCGGCCATTGGCGCAATGATCGCCGAAGGTAGTGTAGGTGGTGGTAGTGGCAGCGGACTGGTGTGTACGTCACTGAAGGTTCAACATAGCCAGTCGTCACCCAATCGCTGCTGCAGACTCAATGGGAATGCTAGTCAGGCTGGCAGCTCCACTAGCATATCATCGAGTACTATCACGGGCGATCAGCCCAGCGAACACTCATCCAAGGTAGTGGCTAGCAGTAGTAAACGGGAGACCGGTGATACCGAAAGTGATGTGGCTCAATTAATAACTGACGATCTTTCGCAATCAGAGGCTACGGACGACAGCATCGGTGGAATACCCAGTAGCAGCAGCGGAGTCGCCGGTGTCGATGAAATACAACGCCGACTCACCGACAGCTTCAGTAAATTACGAATTCTAGACGAACGACGTGAGGCTAAAGGTTTGGATGTCAAGCCTGGACCACAGCCTATGCCTCGAATACAGGACCCACAACATATTCAACAGACGGTATTTATGAATGGATATTGTTTATCGAGCTCATCTAGCGGTGATAGAGACAATGAAAAGAAAGCAGCTGGCGACAAAAAACCACAACCACAGCCAAGAACATACCGAGTTACATTACAAACTGCTACGAAGGAAACAGCAAAGGAAGCCGCCGACAAACAGGTGAAAACCATTGTTACCATTACAGAAACAGCGCAAATAATCCGTACACAAGAGCAGGATCGAATGCAGGAGCAGGAAAGCGCGCATTTTGTGGATACGAGTCGCACTACAACGAAAAGCCCAAAGTCTCCACATATGCCTGTCATATTAAAATCTCCTAAGTCACCTGGCGCACCGGCCTCAGCGGCTCGGTTCATAGCATGCAATTGTCAATGCACACCCGCTGATTTTCAAAATACCACACTCAGTCCCGATGAGGTGGAACAGCAGACTTGCAAACTGATCGATTCACCAAAGCAGTCACCTCAAATGCCACGTCAACTGCAGTTGCAGGGATCAGCGAATAGCATAATAACTGAAAAGACGCACAAGGTCTGCAAGTGCATTTGCGGTGACCAATCATTGGTTACAGCAAAGAATGAGCACTCATCATTCCCATTTAACGGTTTATCGGCGAGACAATTTGATATAAAACTCACACCCACTACTCCGCTGCCAACACCAACGTCTACATCAGCACCAGCACGCCCGTCCGCCTCCATGCCCACCAGCAACTTCGTGCCCACTATCGCTGTTGTACCACCCACGCCTGAGGCGTTGCTTACAATGACCTCGACGAATGTTTGGGATAATAGCGGAACAAATTTAACAACTAGCACAACAACTCAGCTGCAGCTGAACAACACACCCGGCCAGGCGgttattgaaaatattccaGAGGACTCTTGCGATGAATCGCCCCTAGACGAAGAACCGCCCTATCGTCCGATGAATAATGCCCTACGGCGCTACGGCACtatgtccagcctggagaaactGCCCTCAGATGATCGGATGGACGGCGACTTAGACGAATTAGAAAATGATGATGATAAAAGCGAAGTGCCTGGCGATACTGAAGAAGATGATGATGATCTGGATGATAAAGCACGTGCCGATACGGTAGACAATATGTGTGAAACCAGCAAGTCTAGCGTATACAGCAACGAAGTGGTGGCTGGCGGTTCATGTGTACTAGTGGGTGGTGTCTGGACAAGTCGAGCAAGCGGACTGGTGGGCGGCAACAAAATGTCGTTTTTCGAGGAATCACGAgcatttatcgataaatatttagGAAGGTGGAATCAAGAACAAACGACTTCCTCACCTGCTGCCACTACTTCCGAAACAGACGAACAAGTCGACGAATGCACCTCGGGTGCCACATCGGGCGAGGAAGTGTGGGGAACACCAACAAGTGGTGGAGACAATGACGATATGCATCTAGTAAACTCGGAAAATACATACTCAGTAAGAAAGTAAAAACAAGTGGGTGAAGCATATTCTAATACTACTTTCCACTATTTCTCATTTTTAGTCGCCTACCAAGTCAAGCAATTCACTAAATGATGACGACGATACCGAGCTAATGATGGACGAACTACTTATGGCGCCACCAATGACTGCAAGCACCATTCGAGGACTATTGCCACGGTAAGTTCTAACGCGTAATTTATGCTTTCAATTAGTTGCAGATATACTGTATTAAAAAGATGgacttatatacatagataataaatttatttgctataagggtttattcataatatttgtGTAGTTTCATTAGTGCTACTCGTACTGTGGATATAAATCGGatttgaaagtaaataaaaagtattgtaTTCAAGACACGCatcaaatacttttttattcttacatgtaaacgtataaaactaaaaaaaaaaaaaaagtaacgtAACAAATAGTTGGGATATAGTCACACCTTAATTTTTGCGATATTTAGGTTCAACtagaacatatatgtatgtatattatgtataaatgtttggaaaaaaaatgtcagcCGGATTTCAAATATAGCTCATATTCGGTGTAGAGATACGAGTACAATATCATTTGATATAGATTTTTATAACAATTgcattatttaaatacaattagaAGTTTACTCTTAGTATATCAGAATGATCACTAGTTTGTAAATCTCATTGTAATCTCTGTTATAATTTACTTCATCAAATCATTTGAAATTCATcatttaaaaatcaaacaaaaattccATTCATCAATGCTGTAGACGTCGCTTAGAGCCACTTTTTGAGGAGGAGACTGAGAGCGATGAAGAAAAGACCCAGCAGGAAAGTGAAGATGTTAAAAAGGTGGGTCAGCTTTTTGCGTTTGCATGTATAGTTTCAATATAGAAATCAAGAAGTTGTATCaattttcttatatgtatatgtaaatattgtgcGTTTTGTTGAATCACAAGCTCACAGCTTCAAATATTTCCGaacattttgtaatttatatttagtagTGAACTAATAACAGTTATCGACATTTACTATTAATTGccgttagaaatattttatttattttttatattgtataatCGAATCACGTTTTATCGTATGTCTTGTTCGCTTTTATTCGATTCTTATATTCTTTTCTTCATTACATCTATTTCTTTTCATACTACATCAACTTCATGCTTTCTGTTGCCCATTGGTGTATGCACTCATGTTGccatttgccattttatcattgCGCCACTACTCAAtatctttatgtatgtatgaacgtatgtatgtgtatgtgttttggTCTTCTAGAAAGTCGTAGTGCGGCTAGTGAAGCTCTAGCACAACTTGCAACATTGTCAATTCatacaaatcaagaaatgaCAATTGCTCTACGCcaattttacaaatacaaaatacaaattaattgcttataacaacaactataaaTCCATCAAATTACATGCTCATAAACAAAAAGTtacaacaaacaacagcaaccatTATTACCTTCTACTAACAATCAAAAAATagacaaaacacaaaaactctTCTTGGAATGTGTTTGGACATAGTATAGTACATAAACCTTAACGGACAGCTAACTCCAAAAGTGTTAGGAATTAAAAATCTTTCAATTTGCTGACACCAGTACGTGTATTAAAGAAATACAAACAGACAATCCAAAATAGTAACATTCGCTGACATATTGTTTATGTTAAACATTCATCGAAAATTCCGTGGAAACTAATCACTAATTCCCACACTATCATCGTCATTCCATTGGCGGTCTTTGCGAGTCGCAATAACACTCGTCCACCAACAGTCCACGACTCTCCAGAACCAACTACACACCCACCAACCACAACAAACTTATAGTACGCTATAAACCAGAATTGATTAGTTGAATTCTATTCCCAACAATTGGTAGGGGGAAACAACGACAAATGGCCACTATTTAAAGGATTCAGCTGGAAGCTCAAGCGACGAGGATCTCTCGATCGAGAAGAGCTACGAATTGGAGCTGGAGGAGGAGAACGTGAACCCAACGCCATACGCCCCGAAGGCACAACATATACATGGTCATATTCCACCGCCGACGTCAATTCCGACGAGCTGGGAGCAGGCGTTCGCGCAATCCCAACTTCCTCTTATGGCCAGCAAGGTAGCTCTGCCAGTCGGTGTTCTGAAGGCCTCATCTTGCGAGTACCTACTCGAACAGCGTACAATGGTCCCACTGCGTACAACCAGCATAACCAGCAGTCCACCAACAGTGAGAGCCAATTCGGCAACACCAATGAAAGCAACAACTCTGCCATCGGCGAAAGTAGAAGTGGAATTGGGGGCGGCGTCACAGCAGACTGTCACGATGGAAGTGGAGATGAAAGCGACGATGAGGAGTACTACTACTATGATGATGACGACGACGCGGACGATCAAGACGCCACCGTCGCCACGGAATCAACCTCCTTCATCGATTTCTACAACAATCAACAGCGCGAGCGCCAGTACCGTGAAAAGCAGTTGCAACAACGGCAGTGGGAGTACCCAAACTACATCCACAACAACTGTACGACCGGCGAAATTCGTACCACCGCCACCTCCACCGCGCCGACTATTACtaacacaaacaaatttgcaGACAAGTGGCATGGACATGCCGAAGGCGGTAAGCACTGATTCAACCAACTTCACACTATAGTTTCATAGAAAACCGTAAATGTATGTTTCTTTTCAACAGCCAGTACCACCTCAACGAAGTTCTGGCGCTTCTGCTGACGTTGGCTACTCAGCGGATGTAAGCACCGCCGGCGAAAGTACAAATGCAACGCGCGCAGCCGCTATGCCTATCACAAAAGTAGCACCGTCGGCAGCGATGGGGAAGGGGACAGCGAACCAGAAAGCAGCCGGTGGCAATCTGCGTTCTGCTGTCGCCGCAGCCGTTGTACCAAAGCGGGTGTCTTCAACGATAATAGAGACATCACTGCTGGGATCAGGCACCAGCAAGGCAGCCTCCACATTATCAACAACAGTTTCGAAGACGACGAAGGAGTCATTGCAGGAGGagcgacaacaacaaacgcatCCGTTCCAGAAAATCCCAACCGAAGTAGTGACGAAATCAACGGTAACACAATGCGGCAACGAAAGTTCAAAATCGGACGTTGTCCCAGCGCCCATTGGTTCGGGCTTAAGTCCGCGTCTAGAAATGCGATTGGCACTCAATCACGACATTCTCGGCGACGAAGACTTAATTTGTTACGATCCTGGTCCGGATCTAACAAGAATATTGGGGTAcagaaaaaacatttattgattgtaaagttagaataatttttaataatatttctcttTAGGCACGACCTATCCACATTTCAGCGACGGACGGGTCGCGATTTATTGAGTCGTTCAGCAACGAATCGCGTTCAGCCAAAAGAGGCTGTCATATCGTTCTCTCAACAGCGAAACTCGAAGATGGACACTCCGACTGTGAACCGACGTCCACGTCCGACTTACGGCAACGTCAGCACTTCTCTAACGACAGGTTTGGTTGGTGGCGCACGCGTCGGCGGCGCTCCACAACCCCTGCTTCCAAATCGAAATACATGGAGCAATTCTGTATCTGCGGATCAGAACAGCGGCGTCTACGCAAGAGGCGACGAAAACAGCAAAAACTACAATTACAGCAGCGACGAGAGCAAATTAAGCGATCTCGAAATCTTAGCGAGACGCGAGAAGACATATTGCATGTCTCAATTGAAGAGTGGCTCACGAGTCAAGACGAAGACGACGGCGACGGCTACAACAACCACAATGGCAATGGAAACAATGGCGGTGGCGATGAACAGAGATTCCTTGACAAGTCCTCAAGCGACGAGGAAGAGTACTTCTTCGATGGGCATGGAGATTGAATCTGCTAATGTGCGATCACGTAAGATCGGGCGTGATGAGAGTGCGTTGATTGAAGCGGGCAAAGGATCTCGACTGTAAGTAGTAAGCCCACAATAGTGTAGATTTTGAGAACGCTACTGAATGAGTATACATTTCCTCTTTAGAATTAACTTCATAAAACGACGCAACTCGGAAAGCCCGACTTCTCCGAACTGTTCTCAGAGCTCACTAAGTGAATCTAACGCAAGTGGTACACCAGTCCATCGTCTCGCGGTACAAATGTCACCACGAAAAGATAATGTAAAACAAACCCTATGgtaaaaaatttcctttaaaataATTGTTCTATTTTCCATTGTAGGATAAACCTTCGCTAAATCGCCGTCTATGGAAGCAGATCACTAAACGACGGCGTGCCAATTCTGTCTCGGAAGTAGTTGCCAGCTaattttacacacatatgtCGTCGTGGGTGATGAACGCAAGAGCTATTCGCACGATTCCACCGCTACACGTCCCGGGCTAAATATATGCTATTTCCCTAGTGGTAGATACCTTTTCCAAAGCGACCTCtatagacttaaaaaaaaaaagcgaaataatCGAGAAAGCAAagtattggaatattttttgtagaacgtaagcgtagttgttgttgtaattccGTAGGAAAGGTTAATTCTGGCGAGGAACTGCTTTAGTTTAAACAAGTTGACTTATCGAAAAAATAGTGGTACAATGTTCGGATATTTGTAGAGTATTAAGCGTATTTTGATAGATTTGTAAGCTTCAGAAATGGAGTTAGCGAAGACAGAGCATAAGCAAGCGATCGGTAACGTAAACATATTATACAGAAATGACCAATTAAATCGGCgttaggaaaattttaaattcggaatattttattaagcaaaGCACAGGTTATTTTCGGTGCACTTAACAATAAATCTCGGGTGTGTGAGTGCGTGTAAATCCGACAAGTTGTACATGCGgttttaggtattttttaataaagtttggGCGTTCTACTTATATACGATTATGCACgtagaaaacaaataaacagtAGATATGTAACTTTGTCCAATTTAATGCAAATCGGTCCATTTATTTGCGCTTCTTGTGCAGTGATAACACGCTTGTCCATAATTTATTGCACATGCACATACGTCACTAAAAGACTCAGCAACTTCCTGCCACTGAAGGTTTAAATAAAGACGAAAGTAGTAAACGAAAGTTTACATATAAACGGAAACTTACAGATAAGATAATTTAACTTAATCTCATATAACATTTTATGCTGTTTACTGATTTTTGGCCTTAGGCGCTGTGAAGCAAACTTTGGTTGGAATATTCATGAAAATAGTAATGTCATCTACTTCGGTAATAAAGTATTTGCAATAATTTGTAGTTGAGGCTTTTTATGCAGTTTAGGGTTTTCATTGAGCTTTCATAAGTTTGCAGAATGCCAGCAGTgtaatgaaaatagaaaaattgtcACAGTCAGCTTCGATAATTAAACAATTAGGAAAGGGTCTTTAATAACTTTAAGCTAATAGTTTTCGCACCTTTCCGGCGAACACGGCGGCTTAATACGGTATTATTAGCTACACGCCAAGTTGTGGAAAGATCAAAGAAGCTGATCAAACAtgacattttattattaatgataTTCGAATGCAATTGAAACACATTACAAATTcaaattactttaattaataaatgcAGAGAAGTACTCGGACGTTCAtgcgaatttttaa contains:
- the LOC126760265 gene encoding serine-rich adhesin for platelets-like isoform X1, translated to MSFPLHTLLQQPVNGFYKLQSQACLNRPQSPILLQYPAGVAHPAQVHSQAHQTPSPTSRNNQIPNSNDKFIHLNPHSQPQTAVPETSVANGIRTMTSTLTRQKSEEDVMSIDSMAQATAGNNIEHPMTLSRKALHQRDADENLFLRFLELDPPTDTAAPTNATSATPSASGGRRLSATSKSVGRTPFTMTKKLTRTAERGFGFSIVWTHPPRVEKIEPGLSADRAGIQPGDYVIFVDKQNVVTMPEADVLNLIRSQGSTLTLEVFRRTGPAGGVGLGSMPPALSVSSRGHPPAPVMNGKATPNTRLASTASDEQQSVTGGPTLSSRRVGVPTAAPTITAGPSATFAVTNVRPSTACSGGTTSSIEAAKRRLHLPQVTFSKESIGPITDNRRRLLLQLISREQNFIAALHFGMQRFVQPLQDRKDLISPNDHRTLFQNIDELLRISEDILEQLCNDDQEPQMNFASRVYLSKTTAICAAYKKYCNGIKRADCVLVNKSRQMGSEFVAFITEPQVPRKRPDLTMFIHRPLQHFREILKLMQLLASNCHVDTEEHKNFTTVIAELQAAYREITVSSGLMEPLGEGRPLLTLQDLESRMVFTKCKPFTLAVQGRQWIFGGDLSRVEGRSVKPYWTLLFSDIIVFAKVSRDRVLFITEEPIPIANIVDSCFHMRKKTTEFRLTVDPNGRLAESPTGYCAPDLTRTPKKSARRKSLLLRAPSLELKAVWQNLLQRQIFLVNAALGSTPLSSPLDSPDVLNTLVPLSDIGIASASIGSIKHSSMDSINAKNSQQQQKRHSNASEQIEMLIDEKCRILNKTGTSKSNALHLANWMKGQLDKQQEQARLAAQRSRENISHEEEHLLYPENDQDERITFWTRQQLEKRTKELNLAKENGSMKARPNFGGKRLSGVEELSMSDAYSENVSQLSQSHSTTSGSQITVRSSPIVLDKLAVCRHCHKNCQQAALGLQQSMSPAMSALHAQRSAIGAMIAEGSVGGGSGSGLVCTSLKVQHSQSSPNRCCRLNGNASQAGSSTSISSSTITGDQPSEHSSKVVASSSKRETGDTESDVAQLITDDLSQSEATDDSIGGIPSSSSGVAGVDEIQRRLTDSFSKLRILDERREAKGLDVKPGPQPMPRIQDPQHIQQTVFMNGYCLSSSSSGDRDNEKKAAGDKKPQPQPRTYRVTLQTATKETAKEAADKQVKTIVTITETAQIIRTQEQDRMQEQESAHFVDTSRTTTKSPKSPHMPVILKSPKSPGAPASAARFIACNCQCTPADFQNTTLSPDEVEQQTCKLIDSPKQSPQMPRQLQLQGSANSIITEKTHKVCKCICGDQSLVTAKNEHSSFPFNGLSARQFDIKLTPTTPLPTPTSTSAPARPSASMPTSNFVPTIAVVPPTPEALLTMTSTNVWDNSGTNLTTSTTTQLQLNNTPGQAVIENIPEDSCDESPLDEEPPYRPMNNALRRYGTMSSLEKLPSDDRMDGDLDELENDDDKSEVPGDTEEDDDDLDDKARADTVDNMCETSKSSVYSNEVVAGGSCVLVGGVWTSRASGLVGGNKMSFFEESRAFIDKYLGRWNQEQTTSSPAATTSETDEQVDECTSGATSGEEVWGTPTSGGDNDDMHLVNSENTYSSPTKSSNSLNDDDDTELMMDELLMAPPMTASTIRGLLPRRRLEPLFEEETESDEEKTQQESEDVKKGETTTNGHYLKDSAGSSSDEDLSIEKSYELELEEENVNPTPYAPKAQHIHGHIPPPTSIPTSWEQAFAQSQLPLMASKVALPVGVLKASSCEYLLEQRTMVPLRTTSITSSPPTVRANSATPMKATTLPSAKVEVELGAASQQTVTMEVEMKATMRSTTTMMMTTTRTIKTPPSPRNQPPSSISTTINSASASTVKSSCNNGSGSTQTTSTTTVRPAKFVPPPPPPRRLLLTQTNLQTSGMDMPKAPVPPQRSSGASADVGYSADVSTAGESTNATRAAAMPITKVAPSAAMGKGTANQKAAGGNLRSAVAAAVVPKRVSSTIIETSLLGSGTSKAASTLSTTVSKTTKESLQEERQQQTHPFQKIPTEVVTKSTVTQCGNESSKSDVVPAPIGSGLSPRLEMRLALNHDILGDEDLICYDPGPDLTRILGHDLSTFQRRTGRDLLSRSATNRVQPKEAVISFSQQRNSKMDTPTVNRRPRPTYGNVSTSLTTGLVGGARVGGAPQPLLPNRNTWSNSVSADQNSGVYARGDENSKNYNYSSDESKLSDLEILARREKTYCMSQLKSGSRVKTKTTATATTTTMAMETMAVAMNRDSLTSPQATRKSTSSMGMEIESANVRSRKIGRDESALIEAGKGSRLINFIKRRNSESPTSPNCSQSSLSESNASGTPVHRLAVQMSPRKDNDKPSLNRRLWKQITKRRRANSVSEVVAS
- the LOC126760265 gene encoding uncharacterized protein LOC126760265 isoform X5 → MSFPLHTLLQQPVNGFYKLQSQACLNRPQSPILLQYPAGVAHPAQVHSQAHQTPSPTSRNNQIPNSNDKFIHLNPHSQPQTAVPETSVANGIRTMTSTLTRQKSEEDVMSIDSMAQATAGNNIEHPMTLSRKALHQRDADENLFLRFLELDPPTDTAAPTNATSATPSASGGRRLSATSKSVGRTPFTMTKKLTRTAERGFGFSIVWTHPPRVEKIEPGLSADRAGIQPGDYVIFVDKQNVVTMPEADVLNLIRSQGSTLTLEVFRRTGPAGGVGLGSMPPALSVSSRGHPPAPVMNGKATPNTRLASTASDEQQSVTGGPTLSSRRVGVPTAAPTITAGPSATFAVTNVRPSTACSGGTTSSIEAAKRRLHLPQVTFSKESIGPITDNRRRLLLQLISREQNFIAALHFGMQRFVQPLQDRKDLISPNDHRTLFQNIDELLRISEDILEQLCNDDQEPQMNFASRVYLSKTTAICAAYKKYCNGIKRADCVLVNKSRQMGSEFVAFITEPQVPRKRPDLTMFIHRPLQHFREILKLMQLLASNCHVDTEEHKNFTTVIAELQAAYREITVSSGLMEPLGEGRPLLTLQDLESRMVFTKCKPFTLAVQGRQWIFGGDLSRVEGRSVKPYWTLLFSDIIVFAKVSRDRVLFITEEPIPIANIVDSCFHMRKKTTEFRLTVDPNGRLAESPTGYCAPDLTRTPKKSARRKSLLLRAPSLELKAVWQNLLQRQIFLVNAALGSTPLSSPLDSPDVLNTLVPLSDIGIASASIGSIKHSSMDSINAKNSQQQQKRHSNASEQIEMLIDEKCRILNKTGTSKSNALHLANWMKGQLDKQQEQARLAAQRSRENISHEEEHLLYPENDQDERITFWTRQQLEKRTKELNLAKENGSMKARPNFGGKRLSGVEELSMSDAYSENVSQLSQSHSTTSGSQITVRSSPIVLDKLAVCRHCHKNCQQAALGLQQSMSPAMSALHAQRSAIGAMIAEGSVGGGSGSGLVCTSLKVQHSQSSPNRCCRLNGNASQAGSSTSISSSTITGDQPSEHSSKVVASSSKRETGDTESDVAQLITDDLSQSEATDDSIGGIPSSSSGVAGVDEIQRRLTDSFSKLRILDERREAKGLDVKPGPQPMPRIQDPQHIQQTVFMNGYCLSSSSSGDRDNEKKAAGDKKPQPQPRTYRVTLQTATKETAKEAADKQVKTIVTITETAQIIRTQEQDRMQEQESAHFVDTSRTTTKSPKSPHMPVILKSPKSPGAPASAARFIACNCQCTPADFQNTTLSPDEVEQQTCKLIDSPKQSPQMPRQLQLQGSANSIITEKTHKVCKCICGDQSLVTAKNEHSSFPFNGLSARQFDIKLTPTTPLPTPTSTSAPARPSASMPTSNFVPTIAVVPPTPEALLTMTSTNVWDNSGTNLTTSTTTQLQLNNTPGQAVIENIPEDSCDESPLDEEPPYRPMNNALRRYGTMSSLEKLPSDDRMDGDLDELENDDDKSEVPGDTEEDDDDLDDKARADTVDNMCETSKSSVYSNEVVAGGSCVLVGGVWTSRASGLVGGNKMSFFEESRAFIDKYLGRWNQEQTTSSPAATTSETDEQVDECTSGATSGEEVWGTPTSGGDNDDMHLVNSENTYSSPTKSSNSLNDDDDTELMMDELLMAPPMTASTIRGLLPRRRLEPLFEEETESDEEKTQQESEDVKKVGGNNDKWPLFKGFSWKLKRRGSLDREELRIGAGGGEREPNAIRPEGTTYTWSYSTADVNSDELGAGVRAIPTSSYGQQGSSASRCSEGLILRVPTRTAYNGPTAYNQHNQQSTNSESQFGNTNESNNSAIGESRSGIGGGVTADCHDGSGDESDDEEYYYYDDDDDADDQDATVATESTSFIDFYNNQQRERQYREKQLQQRQWEYPNYIHNNCTTGEIRTTATSTAPTITNTNKFADKWHGHAEGASTTSTKFWRFC